CCATACGCCTTCGGCGCGTCTTTCCACTGAAGGCCGTGCTTGATGACGTAAACGATGCCGCTCACCACACGGCGGTCGTCGACGCGCGGCACCCCATGCGGCAGCGG
The nucleotide sequence above comes from Rhodomicrobium lacus. Encoded proteins:
- a CDS encoding transposase, with the translated sequence MSALFLLSERQMARISPFFPLPHGVPRVDDRRVVSGIVYVIKHGLQWKDAPKAYG